From the genome of Pseudomonas sp. AB6, one region includes:
- a CDS encoding DUF4225 domain-containing protein, whose protein sequence is MEQINGKQKPSSDDYFRVTTAASVLASQACTVSAKHIHDGMLRIQFNREVAYYARGIVRDVAEGRKSADWGLKELKKNIKDIVEQSQQVAKYAIGFTAGTVQVIEGSKYCGSVVACPYGTIVVAHGFNNMYENGVNLRDGKSDTQGPVRILYKDISEKLGYGEFEGNMAYAGVDIFTSVYGSARLMLKLEARRLFRYIR, encoded by the coding sequence ATGGAACAAATAAACGGCAAGCAAAAGCCTAGCAGCGATGACTACTTCCGAGTGACCACTGCGGCAAGTGTATTGGCAAGCCAAGCGTGCACCGTGTCGGCCAAGCATATTCATGACGGGATGTTGAGAATACAGTTCAACCGTGAGGTTGCTTATTATGCGCGGGGTATTGTCAGGGATGTGGCGGAGGGGAGGAAGAGTGCTGACTGGGGGTTAAAAGAGCTAAAAAAGAACATAAAAGATATTGTAGAACAATCGCAGCAAGTCGCTAAATATGCGATTGGATTTACCGCTGGCACGGTTCAGGTTATTGAGGGATCTAAGTACTGCGGTTCTGTGGTGGCCTGTCCATATGGCACGATAGTAGTCGCCCATGGGTTTAACAATATGTACGAGAACGGTGTAAATTTACGCGACGGCAAGTCAGATACGCAAGGTCCTGTCAGAATACTTTATAAGGATATCTCGGAAAAGCTGGGCTATGGGGAGTTTGAAGGCAATATGGCCTATGCAGGCGTTGATATATTCACGTCAGTATATGGTTCCGCTCGACTAATGTTAAAACTAGAGGCGCGGCGCCTATTTCGTTACATAAGGTAA
- a CDS encoding Hcp family type VI secretion system effector yields MAYHGYMTMTGKQQGLISAGCSSHESIGNKCQTAHTDEIMVLSFDHRMFNAENSNHATHQPALITKNIDKATPLLAQALSNREVVNCEITFYRVSKFGTQEKFFTIKLKDCLIADQQMEMPHAVSENDAEPQEHIAIRYRDITWTHHLANTSGWSSWDDSAWNK; encoded by the coding sequence ATGGCTTATCACGGATACATGACCATGACCGGTAAACAGCAAGGGCTCATTTCAGCCGGTTGCTCAAGCCACGAATCAATTGGCAACAAGTGCCAGACTGCACACACGGATGAAATAATGGTGCTCTCATTCGATCATCGAATGTTCAACGCTGAGAACTCGAACCACGCCACACATCAACCCGCACTCATCACTAAAAACATCGATAAGGCCACCCCGTTACTGGCACAAGCGCTGTCCAACCGTGAAGTGGTCAACTGCGAGATTACCTTCTACCGAGTCTCGAAGTTCGGAACTCAAGAAAAATTCTTCACGATCAAGCTGAAAGACTGCCTGATTGCCGACCAGCAAATGGAAATGCCCCATGCTGTTTCGGAAAATGACGCCGAACCCCAGGAACACATTGCTATCCGCTATCGCGATATCACCTGGACGCATCACCTCGCCAATACCAGCGGATGGAGCTCTTGGGATGACTCCGCATGGAACAAATAA
- a CDS encoding nuclear transport factor 2 family protein — protein MSDANSAVIIEFYQAFNRLDAEAMSACYTEDVLFSDPVFGELRGRQVGDMWRMLTSRAKDFSLTFDHVRANELTGGAHWVATYLFSQTGNTVVNDIQASFIFRDGKICEHHDQFDLWRWSRQALGTKGLLLGWTPLVKNAIRAQAQKGLKAFQAGD, from the coding sequence ATGAGCGACGCTAACAGCGCAGTAATCATTGAGTTTTACCAAGCTTTTAACCGGCTCGATGCTGAGGCCATGAGCGCCTGTTACACCGAGGATGTCCTGTTTAGCGATCCTGTATTTGGTGAGTTGCGGGGCCGGCAAGTCGGTGACATGTGGCGGATGCTGACCTCCCGCGCCAAAGACTTTTCACTTACGTTCGACCATGTTCGCGCCAATGAGCTTACCGGCGGCGCGCACTGGGTTGCGACCTACCTGTTTAGCCAGACCGGTAATACGGTGGTCAACGATATTCAGGCCAGTTTCATCTTTCGCGATGGCAAGATCTGCGAACATCACGATCAGTTTGATCTGTGGCGCTGGTCGCGTCAGGCGTTAGGCACCAAGGGGCTGCTGCTGGGCTGGACGCCGCTGGTGAAAAACGCAATTCGGGCACAGGCCCAGAAGGGCTTGAAAGCATTTCAAGCCGGAGACTGA
- the tssD gene encoding type VI secretion system tube protein TssD, whose translation MTPYSYISIMGRKLGLISGGSILVTKEDKREPEHIDKIRMLSFNHQFSRKETSDGLSEYPFFFSKDDDRSTPLLTQAFAEEEIIECEITLYRESPSGTQQKFFTFTLEGAVITSHNMESRPEFSGNGEKIIEHFGISYRSLSQIYHEGSTRESFTPTIDL comes from the coding sequence ATGACACCTTACTCTTACATATCCATCATGGGGCGAAAACTGGGGCTCATCTCTGGCGGCTCGATCTTGGTAACCAAAGAAGATAAACGTGAACCTGAGCACATTGATAAAATTAGGATGCTGTCGTTCAATCACCAATTTAGTAGAAAAGAGACTTCAGACGGTCTATCCGAATATCCATTCTTTTTCAGCAAGGATGATGATCGATCCACACCCCTTCTGACTCAAGCGTTCGCAGAAGAAGAAATAATTGAATGCGAAATCACCCTCTACCGCGAGTCGCCGTCGGGCACTCAACAAAAATTCTTCACCTTCACTCTAGAGGGAGCCGTCATCACTTCGCATAACATGGAAAGCCGACCTGAGTTCTCGGGAAACGGTGAAAAAATCATAGAACACTTTGGCATTAGCTACCGCAGTCTCAGCCAGATATATCACGAAGGAAGCACCAGAGAGTCCTTCACTCCGACAATCGACTTATAA
- a CDS encoding DUF4225 domain-containing protein, with product MEQINGKQKPSSDDYFRVTNAASVLASQACTVSAKHIQDGMLRLQFNRKVAYYARGIVRDVAEGKKSPERGLKELTVELKALAIKSVEIGQKSVGVVAGVSQMVGGAAICTGVITCPIGATIIAHGTNNIIENSVNLWTGDSNMQGPVRKVYRYIAKNMIGTDATGDKAYAIIDLSLSGWGLIRKVQKPETWKLFRTMPTDLFRAYRLMNKPSLALEILSDSMTIRQLYQLNDQ from the coding sequence ATGGAACAAATAAACGGCAAGCAAAAGCCTAGCAGCGATGACTACTTCCGAGTGACCAACGCGGCAAGTGTATTGGCGAGCCAAGCGTGCACCGTGTCGGCCAAGCATATTCAGGATGGGATGCTGCGGCTTCAGTTTAATCGTAAAGTTGCTTACTACGCGCGGGGGATTGTCAGGGATGTGGCGGAGGGGAAGAAGAGCCCTGAGAGGGGGTTGAAGGAGTTAACAGTAGAATTAAAAGCACTTGCAATAAAATCGGTAGAAATCGGACAAAAGAGCGTTGGCGTAGTCGCGGGGGTATCTCAGATGGTGGGGGGAGCCGCAATCTGCACTGGCGTTATTACTTGCCCCATTGGTGCAACAATCATAGCCCACGGAACCAACAACATTATAGAGAACAGCGTAAATTTATGGACCGGAGATTCGAACATGCAGGGCCCCGTAAGAAAAGTATATAGGTACATCGCAAAAAACATGATTGGCACAGACGCCACAGGAGATAAAGCCTACGCCATCATCGATTTAAGCTTGTCTGGATGGGGTTTAATTCGAAAGGTGCAGAAACCCGAGACATGGAAACTATTTCGTACAATGCCTACGGATCTCTTCAGGGCATATAGACTAATGAATAAGCCCTCATTGGCTTTAGAAATACTTAGCGATAGCATGACAATTCGACAATTGTACCAATTGAACGACCAATGA
- a CDS encoding CynX/NimT family MFS transporter translates to MLDQPPNPDPENNMPTPHEINELLIDAEADDQQVQQPHPALKRPWLLLLGLVLVALNLRPALSSMSPLLSEVSNSLGLSAAKAGLLTTLPVLCLGLFAPLAPVLARRFGSERVVLGILLTLAGGIILRSSLGEFGLFAGSLLAGASIGIIGVLLPGIVKRDFAKQAGAMTGVYTMALSLGAAIAAGATVPLSHYFGGSWFLGLGFWMVPALLAMLFWLPQARHGHGAHYVAYRVRGLLRDPLAWQVTLYMGLQSSLAYIVFGWLPSILISRGLSPTEAGLVMSGSIIVQLVSALTAPWLATRGKDQRLGILIVMLLTVGGLFGCLLAPLNGLWGWAVVLGLGQGGTFSLALTLIVLRSRDAHIAANLSSMAQGFGYTLASLGPLAVGIVHDQTGGWKAVGWIFAVIGLAAVIFGWGAGRAEYVQVSAEKV, encoded by the coding sequence ATGCTCGATCAGCCTCCGAATCCTGACCCAGAGAACAACATGCCGACGCCCCACGAAATCAACGAGCTGCTGATCGATGCCGAGGCTGACGATCAGCAGGTCCAGCAACCGCACCCGGCATTAAAGCGCCCTTGGTTGCTGTTGCTCGGTTTGGTGTTGGTGGCGCTGAACCTGCGCCCGGCGTTGTCGAGTATGTCGCCGTTGCTGAGTGAGGTGTCCAATAGCCTTGGGTTGTCGGCGGCCAAGGCCGGTTTGCTGACGACCTTGCCGGTGTTGTGCCTCGGGCTGTTTGCGCCGCTGGCACCGGTGTTGGCACGGCGTTTTGGCAGTGAGCGGGTGGTGTTGGGAATTCTGCTGACGTTGGCGGGCGGGATTATCTTGCGCAGTTCGCTGGGTGAGTTCGGACTATTCGCCGGCAGCCTTTTAGCGGGCGCAAGTATCGGCATCATCGGCGTTTTGCTGCCGGGCATCGTCAAGCGTGACTTCGCTAAGCAGGCAGGCGCCATGACCGGTGTTTACACCATGGCGCTGAGCTTGGGTGCCGCTATTGCAGCCGGTGCGACAGTGCCGCTGAGTCATTATTTCGGCGGCAGTTGGTTCCTGGGCTTGGGCTTTTGGATGGTTCCAGCGCTGCTGGCGATGCTGTTCTGGCTGCCTCAGGCGCGTCACGGTCATGGCGCGCATTATGTGGCTTATCGAGTTCGTGGGTTGCTGCGCGATCCCCTGGCGTGGCAGGTCACTCTTTATATGGGCCTGCAATCGTCGCTGGCGTACATCGTGTTTGGCTGGTTGCCCTCGATCCTGATCAGTCGCGGGTTGTCGCCCACCGAGGCGGGGTTAGTGATGTCAGGTTCGATCATTGTGCAACTGGTCAGCGCGCTCACCGCGCCGTGGCTGGCAACGCGCGGTAAGGATCAGCGTTTGGGTATCTTGATCGTGATGCTGTTGACCGTCGGGGGATTATTCGGTTGCCTGCTCGCGCCGTTAAATGGCTTGTGGGGCTGGGCGGTCGTGTTGGGATTGGGGCAGGGCGGTACCTTCAGTCTGGCGTTAACGCTGATCGTGTTGCGCTCGCGGGACGCACACATTGCGGCCAACCTGTCGAGCATGGCCCAAGGCTTTGGCTACACGCTGGCCTCGCTGGGTCCTTTGGCTGTGGGCATCGTCCACGATCAAACCGGAGGCTGGAAGGCGGTGGGATGGATCTTTGCCGTTATCGGTTTGGCTGCCGTAATTTTTGGCTGGGGCGCGGGAAGGGCTGAATATGTACAGGTCAGCGCCGAAAAAGTCTGA